Below is a genomic region from Henckelia pumila isolate YLH828 chromosome 3, ASM3356847v2, whole genome shotgun sequence.
ACTACATACTATCAATCTGAGAGcaaatcaaaataaaagaaCAAGTTCAAAGAGCATCGACCTTAATTGCATTTTGCATGGAGATAACATCCTGAAATTCAACAAAGCCGAAACAGAATCCTTGTTGCTGCATACAAAGAATAGACGACATGAGTATCAACACAAGCTGGACAACTAGAATGATACAGCAAAGAAAGTGATGGTAAAATCAACCTTATTACTTCGGACTTGTACACCGTCATGCTTTATAGTCCCAAATTTCTTGAATTCAGCTTCAAGCTGAGCAACTGTTGCATTCAGAGGCAAATTGCGGATATATATGGAGTGACCTTCAACTGAAAGGAATAAcgcaaaaatataaatacatatatttcGAATGACTGCTTTCGGAGAAAAAAGATTTCAGATAAGCAACAATTCGCTTCATATCAAGAACTGTTTTccaaaatctcatgcattcaggCCCACAAGGCTTGCTCTTACTCAATGAGCCGATATGACTGTGAAGGAAAAAATACCTTCGTCCTGGTCATCTTTGCTTTCAGGGGCATCAACAGGAGCTGAAGGGGCAGATGCTTCAGTGCCCAATGATTCAGAAGCTGGAATAACAGTTTGTTTCTCAGGTTTTACAGATCTTGCAGTGTTAGCGGGGACATAAACTTTGGTCGGACCCCTCTTTGTTTGTGAGCTCACAATTGACGCATATGATTTTTTTGGAGCATCATCTTCAAATGCAGAAGCATCTGATTCTGCATTCGCAGATACGTGATTCTCATCAGGATGAGATTTAGCTTCAATAACAATATCCCTGTCATGACTAGTTTGTTTTTCATCAACCTCTTGGACAATGGGTTTTTCCTCCAAAGTTTCAATTTCCTCTGCATGAGAAGCTGTATGGTTTGAGGTGGGCGGATCAACCACTTGAGCAGGTTCTTGAAAAAAATGAAGTTCATGAAAAAGTCATAAAAAGTGATTGTAAGATCATATTGTAATTCATTTGAAACAGTTACATAGCCAACCTGGATCTTGGGTGAGAGAATGTAATGTTGAGCCACCTACTCCGTTTGTCACTTCACTGACGTCTGGTTCACTCTCCTCCATGTACCGAAAAACGTCATTTTTAACATAATACCCATTATCTTGAGGAGCAAGAAAAAAGGTTTGTGAAAATTTCCTCCTCAGGTTGTCCTTTCCAGTCAAGCAACCAGTAACTAGGACAATCACTCCATCCTTGTATGAATCCTGAGCATCGGCAGTCTTTATCTCTGCCTTGTAGTTGTTGTAGTCCAAGGAACAAATTTTATCATTAATGCTCTGCGAAACAAAAAACATAACGAAGGTTTATAGTACAGACTGAAATCACTTATATCTGCTACTTATGCCATGTTTGAAAAGACCTTTCTCCATCGGAGCACGTTAAACAATGACAATTTAGTGAATCTTTGGCAATTGATCGAACGGTACATCAGTATTGTGGCCAAAAAATTTCTACACATTGATGTAAGGTGCATGATAAATTGGAAATGAAAGGAATTTATGAACAAGCACATGGTAAAGAATTATTGAAGGCACAATTAACCTATGTTGCATGGATACGAGTAGTAGCGTATCGGACACGACACGGATACGGCGACAcggcaaattttgaaaatataagacAAGATACGGCTAGAATACGACGaacattaaataatatataaatattaaatatatataaatttagtattagaaattaaaatccatAGAGTAGAAAACCATATTTCATCAATCATAATATCCAAGTGACATTTCCTCCTCCAGTTCTCTTTTCCACCTTGGTTACAAATCTCCACAAAGGagaataatcatcatcatcctcccgtccactctcattttgaaaGCTTTCCATGACAAATAGGCTGAAAATAATACAAACATATCGATCAATAGACTTTCCAACAAAGCAACAACCTACTGCTTAGTGCCTATTGTACAACCTAGTGCCTACTGTGCTGTACAATATCAATCAAGACTTTTCTGCTAGAAACAACAATTAAGAAGATACatcccaaaagcaaaaaatAATCTGGGCAGTGGGCACTGATTTCAGAaggaaaataagaaaaaaaacgtACCAGAAACTGGAGTGCAGCAGCAGGCGACGGCGAGCAGAGGGGAGCGGCGGCGAGGGACAGCGACTGCCGACTGGTGTTGGGAATTTGGGATGACTGATGATAGATGGACGATGATGATAGAAAGACGCACTGGGCAGAAAAATAATCGGAGAAGAAAGACTACTAATTAGGGCTTTTTAGGCCCAATTAATTTtagtatatttattaaatagtcCTCAGAAGTCTTATTGCTTTTCAATTTAAccctagaaattttaaattttttgcaaTTGAGCCCAAACGTATCCGGAAACGTGTCCTAGCCGTATCCTAGCCGTGTCCTCGCTGTATCTTAGCCGTATCCGACTGGTCAAACTTCAAAAAAGTCAATGACACGTTTTTTCCCGTGTCCGATACGCGTATTTGCGTATCGTATCCGTATCCGTATCATATCCGTATCCGAtacttcaaaaaaataaatctgCATTATCCATGCTACGTAGCAATTAACCACATCAAATGTATAACACACGCAATGTAAATACATTCCATGAGAATAACAGCTGTTGAAGACAAGCACAAGtctctcaaaaatcagatgGCATCAGGAAAAAAACCATCTTTAAATATACACAGATCCAGAGAAGAGAAAAAGCTAAAAATGAAGGTGAAAAGAACTAATTTTTGCTTTTTGGGACAATCATAATAACTTACTTTCATAGTTGTCACAGTCGTCATAAGACCATTAGGATCTGGGCGACTCAACACACTTGAATCATTGTAAAATTGGTAAACTAACTCAGGAGACTGGTGAAGAATTTGGTAATACTGCTCAACAAAAGCATTTCCGACCACTTGAGCACTGGGAGCAGGCAAAGGACTCACAGTATGCATAGCCATTCCTTGAAAAAGCAAATAAAATCAAAGTCAAAATGGGTTCAGAAATAGTAAGGGCCAAACTCAATCTCTAAAAAGCTCTTTCACATATCTTTGGCTATAGTTTGGTGCATAATCTTTATGAGACAACTAACAGATTACATATAGCTTAACATGATCGGCGTTTTGATCATTCTAGCTCTAATCAACTATAATTCATTGTGTATATACTTTATGGTCACCTGCAAATTAAATGAGAACCAAAATTCCATTTTTATTTCTCGAAAAATCTAAATTCAGAAAGATCAAGTAAAAAAAGCACTTCTACCATTTTCTCCCGTTTGCTGGAGATaaaatttcaattccgaaagtaAGTTATTTATCTTCTAAAAAAATACACAACCTTAAACCGGACACTAACCAGAGGATTATGATTCATCCGGACAAAACAACACAAAGTAGGGTCCACTAAACTCAAGATCTGCGTAGCATAGCAATAAACAGAGACAAAGCATCTCTAGCAACAAACAATGAAAAAAGCCATCTTTTCCATAAACCCTaatcttaaattaattattgtaTCATAATCCATTGAAGCAAAAAAGATGAGAACCTTTTACGCTTGAAAGTTGACATAAATCTCAAAAGTAAAGAATAAATGTTAACCAATGGATGGAGTTAACGAAATCCACCAGCAGATCTAACTGAGATACGtatcaacaacaaaatcaaagaGACAAAGCGTCACGTGGATTGAGAAATTAAATGCAAAAACACAAGAAGTTAACAAACACACATTCACGATCAACGAAAGCAAGAAATCATGTACAGACGGAACACTTGCACATTTATCACTGATCACGGCGTAAAAACAGGGAAAAAatcgacaaaaaaaaaaaacagagtcTTTAGTGTGATCTGAAAGTGGTGATAAAATCAATTACCTGATAGAGAGGATTGGAGAGCGAGCGAGCGAGCGAGAGAATttggagagagagagagattcaAGAGCCGAGACCTTTAGTTCTGAAGCCGGATGACTTGCTTATGATTGaaggtttatttttatttttatttttgttattttttgaaACAGTTAATGTTTTCTCGATTTATATGTTTAATCAAATGAACCTGTTTGAAATTTATACATGCCCTGGTGCGCCGGAGAAGTTTTGGGCCGTTGTTCAGCCCAATTTCTTTATAAATCTCAAATTTGAATAGGCCCAACatcaaacaataattatatCGGCCACAAAAACCCCCAtataatctttttttaaaaaaaaaaataaaaaaaaataaaaaaataataataataataataataataataatctcaaGTCGATTAACACTTAAATATGGGCTATGAATTAATTTGACAAATTAATCGTTCGTTTTGTAATGTAATACCTTGTCGAATATAATGTCAACACATTGACCGGAAATTTGACATCCATCAGTGGAAGATTGCCCCAAATCTAACACAATTAATTCAATGTAGGTAATTAAGTTCATGAAACCTacttgttttattattattactatattatagtaaaatataattttcaaatatCACAATTTAATACAATATTGTAAATATCAATTATATTGTTATAGTAAAGCTAGAATTATATTTTAGGGAACATGCACTAGAGAATGAAATATATCCATGTAGCCTGtgcgcatatatatatatatttatttatttattatccaAACGAAAATGAAGCAACTAATATAGTATTtgtaacctttaaaaataagtgattatgaattttttttcttaataaatttgtgaaaaaaacaaatataatcacttatatttaaaaattgcAAGACGTCGAATAGCTTTCAAacaatttaaaatttgttttgaataattaaaaaaattgtgaGGAAAATAACGTATAAGAATTGTCTTTATGTGCACGGTCACTGTTCATCATATTATATACATGTATTAGTGAAACTGACATGAAGAAATCGATCATAAGAGGacgaaacaattaattaaataataataaagtagGGATCGGAATGGATCGATTTATGAATCAATGCTCGCGAATAATGAAATTGGCAGATCAGAAAGTGATCAACTGTGAGGCTGGCTTCTGCTGCCTGCAATCAAATTGATTTCTTGCATTACATCGCTTCATCCAGTTTTTGATCGGTTGTACAAAATGACAAATAAAAAGGTCCCTCTTTCTGTAGTATTTAATTCCTATTGTGAATAAATGTGGCTTCAAAGTATATATGTCTTAAATCTTAATTCCTTGTTTTTTTCTCAAGAGTAGTGAACTGACCATTCATTTCGGGCTCAAGAAAAGAAGCCCAAAAGCAAACTCCAACAGCGAAATTCAATTGAGGAAGTTTACGAGATACAGTGTAACGAAGATATATAAATAAGCAGCAG
It encodes:
- the LOC140887780 gene encoding nuclear transport factor 2 codes for the protein MAMHTVSPLPAPSAQVVGNAFVEQYYQILHQSPELVYQFYNDSSVLSRPDPNGLMTTVTTMKSINDKICSLDYNNYKAEIKTADAQDSYKDGVIVLVTGCLTGKDNLRRKFSQTFFLAPQDNGYYVKNDVFRYMEESEPDVSEVTNGVGGSTLHSLTQDPEPAQVVDPPTSNHTASHAEEIETLEEKPIVQEVDEKQTSHDRDIVIEAKSHPDENHVSANAESDASAFEDDAPKKSYASIVSSQTKRGPTKVYVPANTARSVKPEKQTVIPASESLGTEASAPSAPVDAPESKDDQDEVEGHSIYIRNLPLNATVAQLEAEFKKFGTIKHDGVQVRSNKQQGFCFGFVEFQDVISMQNAIKASPITIGDRQAAVEIKRTTTRIGTGRGRFNSSRGGFRNDSFRGRGNFSGGRTYVRNDSFRGRGNFSSGRNGDGYQQGRGRGNRRPGLSQNTDST